In the Candidatus Methanosuratincola sp. genome, GTCGCAACCTTTGGGATGGGGTGTTTCTGGGGTGCCGAACACGTCTTCAGCAGGGTCGAGGGCGTTCTCTCCACGGCGGTGGGCTATATGGGCGGTGACTACGAGAACCCGACATACAAGGACGTCTGCACCGGGAAGACAGGGCATGCTGAGGTCGTCCAGGTTTTCTACGACCCGGAGAGGGTCTCCTACGAAGAGCTCCTGAAGGCATTCTGGGAAAACCACGATCCAACCACGCTAAACCGGCAGGGGCCAGACATCGGGAGCCAGTACCGCTCGGTCGTCTTTTACCATACCCCGGGACAGAGGGAGGCGGCACTGAAAATGAAGGAGCAGCTCGAGAGGTCCGGCAGGTTCAAAAGACCCATAGTCACCGAGATCTCGCCGGCGTCCAAGTTCTACAGGGCCGAGGAATACCACCAGAAGTACTTCGACAGGCACTAGGCCAGCAGAATAAATTGTTTTTATATATAACAATTAAACAGTAATGCAAAAATAAAAAAAAGTTTTTATTCCTTCTATCGGAAGTATTTACTGGGGCCCGGCAGGGGTAGCCTGACGGGAAAGCGGATGTGGGGTAGAGCGAAGTGAGGTTCAGGTTGATACGCGAGACTGGTACCTATGTCGATATATTCCTCATGTCGCAGTCCCCGACAGAGGCGAGTAACAAACTCCATTACGTGGGCTCCTTCTTCGAGGCGTGATCATTAGACATTGCTGCGCCATGTCTCAGGACCCAGGATAGTTTTATCTTGCAGTCGTGGCGTCTCTTGGATCGGTTGTTCTATATGGATGCTCTGAGGCTTGTGATGGTTTCCGCCTTCATCCTGATATTGCTGCTGTTCTTCAGCGGGACGATCGAGAGGCCCGAGATCGGGATCCCCTCCTTCGTTGCAGGTTTCATCTGCGCCCTCTTGTTCGTGAAGATCCTCCGGAGATAAGGGGTTTTATTAGACACATTATTCAATCCACACACCCGATTTTGTGATCTTCGCCTCCTTTGAATTACGAGTGGTCGGTGGAACGTTCCGCATCGGCATTCAAGCGCATTGTTTAATTCTGCAGGACATCCCCTCCGTTCTCCTGCCACGATGCTGGTTGCAAATTACGCTTATTCGGGTGCGGGTTAGGTCCGCCTCTGCCCCTCCTTTAGGTCACCTCTTCTGTTTATTTGTTTAA is a window encoding:
- the msrA gene encoding peptide-methionine (S)-S-oxide reductase MsrA, giving the protein MAVEVATFGMGCFWGAEHVFSRVEGVLSTAVGYMGGDYENPTYKDVCTGKTGHAEVVQVFYDPERVSYEELLKAFWENHDPTTLNRQGPDIGSQYRSVVFYHTPGQREAALKMKEQLERSGRFKRPIVTEISPASKFYRAEEYHQKYFDRH